From a single Pseudopipra pipra isolate bDixPip1 chromosome 15, bDixPip1.hap1, whole genome shotgun sequence genomic region:
- the MFAP3 gene encoding microfibril-associated glycoprotein 3, with product MKLSYCLLILTVSADLSVGLTVENVAFNRTVAFGSFNASLPAVSQALISSPAHHDIIAKEGTSILIECKLNISQYEHILWYNSRGHLLEQQDGDRWRIADNSLNITKVSFADRGRYTCAGINRQETLYYTVTLRVIFTSGDMSIYYMIVCLVAFAITLILNITRLCMMSSHLRKTEKAINEFFRTEGAEKLQKAFEIAKRIPIITSAKTLELAKVTQFKTMEFARYIEELARSIPLPPLILNCRAFMEEIFEAVRVDDPDEVGKEDKESQGCGAQAAIFPIDPEMKRSDSPAGDSDDGSMSEQGQEIAVQVSIHPQSEVQSIDTVSHDSCQFAPSEEGTC from the exons ATGAAGCTCAGCTACTGCCTGTTAATTTTGACTGTTAGTGCTGATCTTTCAGTTGGATTGACAGTGGAAAATGTAGCTTTTAACAGGACAGTTGCTTTTGGGTCTTTCAATGCATCACTTCCTGCAGTGTCTCAAGCTTTAATAAGTTCTCCAGCACACCATGATATCATAGCCAAAGAGGGGACCAGTATTTTAATTGAATGTAAACTGAACATCAGCCAGTATGAACATATCCTTTGGTATAACTCCAGGGGACACCTGCTTGAACAGCAAGATG GTGACCGGTGGAGGATTGCTGATAATTCCCTTAACATCACAAAGGTCAGCTTTGCTGACCGGGGCCGGTACACGTGTGCAGGCATTAACCGTCAGGAGACCTTGTATTACACAGTCACTCTGAGGGTTATCTTCACCTCAGGAGACATGAGTATCTACTACATGATTGTGTGCCTCGTTGCCTTTGCCATCACCCTCATTTTGAACATAACCCGTCTGTGCATGATGAGCAGCCACCTCCGCAAGACAGAGAAGGCGATCAATGAGTTCTTCAGGACAGAAGGGGCTGAGAAGCTTCAGAAGGCTTTTGAAATAGCCAAGCGTATCCCTATCATTACATCTGCCAAAACCCTGGAGCTGGCCAAAGTCACTCAGTTTAAGACCATGGAGTTTGCTCGGTACATCGAAGAGCTTGCCAGAAGCATTCCCCTCCCACCTCTGATCCTCAACTGCAGGGCGTTCATGGAGGAGATCTTCGAGGCTGTGCGAGTCGACGATCCCGATGAAGTCGGCAAGGAGGACAAGGAGTCCCAAGGCTgcggtgcccaggctgcgatATTCCCCATCGACCCGGAGATGAAGCGCAGCGATTCCCCAGCCGGGGATTCCGACGACGGTTCCATGAGcgagcagggccaggagatCGCCGTGCAGGTGTCCATCCACCCGCAGTCCGAGGTGCAGAGCATCGACACTGTTTCCCACGACAGCTGCCAGTTTGCGCCTTCTGAGGAAGGCACCTGCTGA